The Apus apus isolate bApuApu2 chromosome 20, bApuApu2.pri.cur, whole genome shotgun sequence genome includes a region encoding these proteins:
- the ENO1 gene encoding alpha-enolase isoform X1: MSILKIQAREIFDSRGNPTVEVDLYTNKGLFRAAVPSGASTGIYEALELRDNDKTRYMGKGVSKAVEHVNKTIAPALISKKVNVVEQEKIDKLMLEMDGSENKSKFGANAILGVSLAVCKAGAAEKGVPLYRHIADLAGNAEVILPVPAFNVINGGSHAGNKLAMQEFMILPVGADSFKEAMRIGAEVYHNLKNVIKEKYGKDATNVGDEGGFAPNILENKEALELLKTAISKAGYSEKIVIGMDVAASEFYRDGKYDLDFKSPDDPSRYITPDQLADLYKGFVKNYPLVSIEDPFDQDDWAAWKKFTGSVGIQVVGDDLTVTNPKRIAKAVEEKACNCLLLKVNQIGSVTESLQACKLAQSNGWGVMVSHRSGETEDTFIADLVVGLCTGQIKTGAPCRSERLAKYNQLLRIEEELGSKARFAGRNFRNPRVN, translated from the exons GTCTgttcagagctgctgttcccagCGGTGCCTCAACTGGGATCTATGAAGCTCTGGAGCTTCGTGACAATGACAAGACACGCTACATGGGGAAAG GTGTCTCAAAAGCTGTTGAGCACGTCAATAAAACAATTGCACCTGCACTGATTAGCAAG aagGTCAATGTTGTGGAGCAAGAAAAGATTGACAAACTGATGCTGGAAATGGATGGATCAGAGAACAAAT CCAAATTTGGtgccaatgccatcctgggtGTATCTCTGGCTGTATGCaaagctggtgctgctgagaAGGGTGTCCCCTTGTACCGTCACATTGCTGACCTTGCTGGAAATGCAGAAGTGATTCTTCCAGTTCCA GCTTTCAATGTGATCAATGGTGGCTCCCATGCTGGCAATAAGCTGGCTATGCAGGAGTTCATGATCCTCCCTGTGGGTGCTGACAGTTTCAAGGAGGCAATGCGCATCGGTGCCGAGGTCTATCACAATCTAAAGAATGTCATCAAGGAGAAGTATGGCAAGGATGCAACCAACGTGGGTGATGAGGGTGGCTTTGCCCCCAACAtcctggaaaataaagaag ctctggagctgctgaagaCTGCCATTAGCAAGGCTGGCTACTCTGAAAAGATTGTCATTGGCATGGATGTGGCTGCCTCAGAGTTCTACCGTGATGGAAAGTATGACCTGGACTTCAAATCCCCTGATGATCCCAGCAGATACATTACTCCTGATCAGCTGGCTGACCTGTACAAGGGCTTTGTCAAGAACTACCCCT TGGTATCCATTGAAGACCCGTTTGACCAGGACGACTGGGCTGCCTGGAAGAAATTCACTGGCAGTGTTGGCATCCAGGTGGTTGGTGATGATCTGACTGTGACCAATCCAAAGCGTATTGCCAAGGCTGTGGAGGAGAAAGCCTGCAACTGCCTCCTCCTTAAGGTCAACCAGATTGGCTCTGTGACAGAGTCCCTGCAAGC CTGCAAGCTTGCCCAGTCCAATGGCTGGGGTGTGATGGTGAGTCATCGCTCTGGAGAAACAGAAGATACCTTCATTGCTGATCTGGTAGTTGGTCTCTGCACTGGTCAG ATCAAAACTGGTGCCCCTTGCCGGTCTGAGCGTCTAGCCAAGTACAACCAGCTCCTGAG AATTGAAGAGGAGCTCGGCAGCAAGGCCCGTTTCGCTGGAAGGAACTTCAGGAACCCTCGTGTCAACTAA
- the ENO1 gene encoding alpha-enolase isoform X2, whose amino-acid sequence MSILKIQAREIFDSRGNPTVEVDLYTNKGLFRAAVPSGASTGIYEALELRDNDKTRYMGKGVSRAVKYVNEFLGTALCTQKVNVVEQEKIDKLMLEMDGSENKSKFGANAILGVSLAVCKAGAAEKGVPLYRHIADLAGNAEVILPVPAFNVINGGSHAGNKLAMQEFMILPVGADSFKEAMRIGAEVYHNLKNVIKEKYGKDATNVGDEGGFAPNILENKEALELLKTAISKAGYSEKIVIGMDVAASEFYRDGKYDLDFKSPDDPSRYITPDQLADLYKGFVKNYPLVSIEDPFDQDDWAAWKKFTGSVGIQVVGDDLTVTNPKRIAKAVEEKACNCLLLKVNQIGSVTESLQACKLAQSNGWGVMVSHRSGETEDTFIADLVVGLCTGQIKTGAPCRSERLAKYNQLLRIEEELGSKARFAGRNFRNPRVN is encoded by the exons GTCTgttcagagctgctgttcccagCGGTGCCTCAACTGGGATCTATGAAGCTCTGGAGCTTCGTGACAATGACAAGACACGCTACATGGGGAAAG GTGTATCCCGAGCTGTTAAATATGTTAACGAGTTCCTGGGGACAGCATTGTGTACACAG aagGTCAATGTTGTGGAGCAAGAAAAGATTGACAAACTGATGCTGGAAATGGATGGATCAGAGAACAAAT CCAAATTTGGtgccaatgccatcctgggtGTATCTCTGGCTGTATGCaaagctggtgctgctgagaAGGGTGTCCCCTTGTACCGTCACATTGCTGACCTTGCTGGAAATGCAGAAGTGATTCTTCCAGTTCCA GCTTTCAATGTGATCAATGGTGGCTCCCATGCTGGCAATAAGCTGGCTATGCAGGAGTTCATGATCCTCCCTGTGGGTGCTGACAGTTTCAAGGAGGCAATGCGCATCGGTGCCGAGGTCTATCACAATCTAAAGAATGTCATCAAGGAGAAGTATGGCAAGGATGCAACCAACGTGGGTGATGAGGGTGGCTTTGCCCCCAACAtcctggaaaataaagaag ctctggagctgctgaagaCTGCCATTAGCAAGGCTGGCTACTCTGAAAAGATTGTCATTGGCATGGATGTGGCTGCCTCAGAGTTCTACCGTGATGGAAAGTATGACCTGGACTTCAAATCCCCTGATGATCCCAGCAGATACATTACTCCTGATCAGCTGGCTGACCTGTACAAGGGCTTTGTCAAGAACTACCCCT TGGTATCCATTGAAGACCCGTTTGACCAGGACGACTGGGCTGCCTGGAAGAAATTCACTGGCAGTGTTGGCATCCAGGTGGTTGGTGATGATCTGACTGTGACCAATCCAAAGCGTATTGCCAAGGCTGTGGAGGAGAAAGCCTGCAACTGCCTCCTCCTTAAGGTCAACCAGATTGGCTCTGTGACAGAGTCCCTGCAAGC CTGCAAGCTTGCCCAGTCCAATGGCTGGGGTGTGATGGTGAGTCATCGCTCTGGAGAAACAGAAGATACCTTCATTGCTGATCTGGTAGTTGGTCTCTGCACTGGTCAG ATCAAAACTGGTGCCCCTTGCCGGTCTGAGCGTCTAGCCAAGTACAACCAGCTCCTGAG AATTGAAGAGGAGCTCGGCAGCAAGGCCCGTTTCGCTGGAAGGAACTTCAGGAACCCTCGTGTCAACTAA